The following DNA comes from candidate division TA06 bacterium.
CCAGGCCATCTTTATGTTGCTGTCGGGCGCCATTTCCACCGGCGCAGTCCAACTGCTCCAGTTCCAGCGGCTGTAATAGATACCACCGGTGTCAGAATCAACATGCCAGGCGGCATGAACCATGTTTTGCTTGTCCACCGCCATCCGCACCCCCCCATGTGCGCCTGATTGGCTGGCAATGGCAAGGGGCGTTGTCCAACTGCTGCCGTTAAAATAGGTATAATATATATTGCCGCTGCCCTCGTCGTGCCAGCCTACCAAAGGCCTCCCATTTGTGTCCAATACTATATTAGGCCCCAGCGAAGAAACGCTGGGAGTATCTCCGGAAAGCCAGATTGGGGTTGACCAGGTTGTATCTTGACCAGTGGAATACATTATCCAATGCGGCCCCCAAACGTTATCCGCCCGGTAGGCTTCCCATACCACATGCATTTTGCCGGTTTTATTCACCGCTATGCCCGGCTCGTAATCGGCAACTTTGGTGGTGTCGTTCTTGGAGATGTTATAGGGCGTTGACCAGGCAAAAAGAATGCTGGGCAATAAAAGCATTGCCACAAGTATTATTGCATTAATTTTTTGGATTTTCATTACTGAACTTTGGCAAAATTTCTGTTTTTGAAAGACCCCCTGGAATTACGGTTTTAACACTTTTCATAGACCACCTCCTTTTTGATTATTGCTTCGGTGATTTTACGTTTGCCAGCCCCGGCCGCTGGCCCAAAACACAAATAGCCCCGGCCTCCGGCATATGTCAGCCATATGCCAGAAAACCAGGGCCATGTTTAACCGGATCTCTTATCCGGCGGACCGAGGCGACTATCAGGCAGGCGGGAAGCCCCCCCCTGATAGATATCACGCCATGTTCGGATAAATTATTTCTGTTATAAACCTTCATGCGCCGCCTAAAACCTCCCCCTTAATTTAAGGAACGGTTTGCAAGCCCGCGGAATTCATTACCCTCGGCATTATACTATAAGATGCCGTAGTTGTCAATAGGAAAAAGAAAAAAGTGAAAATTATTTTCCGGCCTGGCCCAAGACGCAAAAAGCCCCGGCCCGTAGTTCCAAAACTGCGGACAAAGGCTTTACTATTGTCAAATATGCAAGCCAGCCCGTGGTATAACACTTTCTTAGCTTCCATGGAAAGAAAGCTATCAAAAACCGGGGCGTTTGTCAAGAGAAAAATAGGGGCCAAGACAGATCTGAAGAAATCTCAAGAAAAATCAAAGACTAAAGCGGCAGAGAGTGCAAGATATAGAGCAGTCTATTTGCTCAATCTTTTCAATTCCTCCAGCCAGCCCCGGACCACATCATAGCTTCCCTGCCAGAACGAGGCCGAGGACATGTCTATCCCCGCCTGTTTCAGTATCAGCTCTGGGCTTTGCGATCCGCCGTAGGCCAAAATCTTTTCTATCTTGGACACGAAGGAGCGTCCTTCATGCTTGTAACGGGCGAACAAGGCCATTGACAGGAGTTCTCCGAAATTGTAGGCATAGCAATAGAATGGGGTTTTGAATATGTGGGGGATGTAGGCCCACTCGCAGCGGAATTCATCTGCTACGTCCACCGAGGAGCCGAACTGTTCCTTGAGCATCTTCAGGTAAAGGCCGGAGAGCTGGCTTTCCCTGGCGCCCTGGAGCAGAAGCCGGTGGGCGGCGATCTCAAACTTGACGAAATAGGCCTGGCGCATCACGGTGGCGTAGGAATCCCCGATCTTTTCCAGCAGCATGGCCCGCTTTTCCTTGTCCGATTTGGCCTGGGACAGCAGTCTTTCAAAGACCAGCATCTCGGCGGTGGTGGAGGCGGTCTCGGCCAGGGGCAGGGTGGTTTCGGCGGACGAGACGGAATGGGCCGAGGCATACAGGTCGTGGGCCCCGTGGCCAAGCTCGTGGGCCATGGTCATCACCGAGGAATTGTCGCCGGAATAGTTCAGCAGGATGTAAGGGGTTATTTTGGGGGCGACCATGGCGCAAAAGGCCCCCGATTCCTTTCCCGGCCGGGGGTGGCTGTCAATATGACCGGCTTCAAAGATCTGCCGGGCGTTTTGGGCCAGGGCCGGGGAAAACTCCTTGAAGGTCTCCAACACCAGGGTTTTGGCCCGGTCAAATGGGATTTTGGCCTTTTGTCTTTCCAGCGGAGCGTAGATGTCATAGCGTTGCAACTGTTTTACCCCCAGCAGGCGGGCCTTTACCTTAAAATATTCCTGATAGATTCCGACATTATCAGAGCTTACCCGCAACAGGGTTTCGATGGCCTGGTCCGGAACCTGGTTGTAAAAATTGCGCATGGCCACCGCCGAATTGAATTGGCGGTCCCTGGCATCCTGGTCCCAGTCCTTGGCCAGAGCCTGATAGATGACGTAGAATTTGGAGATGTTGTCCTGATAGGGTTTGAAAAGAGCCTGGTAGGCGGCTTGGCGTTCGGCCGGGTTGGAACTGTAAAAGTAAGCCCGGATCCGGCTCTGGGTCTTGAATACTTTTTCTTTTTTCCCCTTGGGCTTGAAGCGGTATTCAAAGCCGTCGCTGACCAGGCTGTAAAGCTCAGTCAGGGGATCGGCCCCGGTGACCTTCTTGCGGGCCATTACTTTTTCCACCTCCTGTTCCAGGGTGTGGACCGCCCCCAGGCGCTGATAGGACAGGACGTATTCCAGATCGGGCACTGCCTTAAAAAGCCTTTGGGCGTTGGCGTCATCCAGCCGGCCCAGGCCTTCCACCGGCTTGCCCATCAGCCACTGGGTGATGGGGATCAGGGCCTGGGTGTGGCTGACCATCAGGTCCTGGGCCCGGGACTTGTAAAGCCGGGCATCCTGGGAATTGATGTCCGCCGACACCCAAAGGGAGCCGTAGGAGCTCAGGCGGTTGATGTCCTCCTTGAGTTTTTCGGTAAAGGCCGTCATCCGGCGGAAGCTTTCTTCAGGCATGCCCGGAGACAGAGCTTTAAGGTAGTCACCCAGCTTCGCAATGTTTTTTTCGGCGGCATTAAAAAACTCATCAAATTTTCCCCGGCCTACGATGTTATTCAAGTTCCACAGCATTTCCTGTTTGGACATGGCGATTGCTCCCTAAAGATTTCTAAATTCAAAGCGCTAAATTCTAAACCGG
Coding sequences within:
- a CDS encoding M3 family oligoendopeptidase; this encodes MSKQEMLWNLNNIVGRGKFDEFFNAAEKNIAKLGDYLKALSPGMPEESFRRMTAFTEKLKEDINRLSSYGSLWVSADINSQDARLYKSRAQDLMVSHTQALIPITQWLMGKPVEGLGRLDDANAQRLFKAVPDLEYVLSYQRLGAVHTLEQEVEKVMARKKVTGADPLTELYSLVSDGFEYRFKPKGKKEKVFKTQSRIRAYFYSSNPAERQAAYQALFKPYQDNISKFYVIYQALAKDWDQDARDRQFNSAVAMRNFYNQVPDQAIETLLRVSSDNVGIYQEYFKVKARLLGVKQLQRYDIYAPLERQKAKIPFDRAKTLVLETFKEFSPALAQNARQIFEAGHIDSHPRPGKESGAFCAMVAPKITPYILLNYSGDNSSVMTMAHELGHGAHDLYASAHSVSSAETTLPLAETASTTAEMLVFERLLSQAKSDKEKRAMLLEKIGDSYATVMRQAYFVKFEIAAHRLLLQGARESQLSGLYLKMLKEQFGSSVDVADEFRCEWAYIPHIFKTPFYCYAYNFGELLSMALFARYKHEGRSFVSKIEKILAYGGSQSPELILKQAGIDMSSASFWQGSYDVVRGWLEELKRLSK